From a region of the Panicum virgatum strain AP13 chromosome 2K, P.virgatum_v5, whole genome shotgun sequence genome:
- the LOC120695064 gene encoding F-box/LRR-repeat protein At2g43260-like yields MAPTTRAMRARAAASADRLPPDALFHTLVRLPARDLCRLRAVCRSWRALTSDPLFVRAHAAAHRGPLLVAKFRDDPTGVYVLDLAGNVLKRITGAADAGLHVLCARLDLACLATDWNRCRVLNPATGAVQILPQGPAPEHRHRVNLATPYTFFALGLVAATGEYKVFRMFNRLEQVFEVLTVSRSSNTGQSQSCWRAMPKPSFFIQAFTGVLVDAVIYFLISRSYLHVSHTDARARPDYIMSFDLEREEWRRGLTGPVGGEIIASGEGVLSDNYRLDLAELKGSLVLVYKRLQQLTFVMELWFLNDFENGLWEKEYTIQIQHQLVVTAANTFLNYLKTVLVLDDGRLVIYDARAGHLVIGDPRSSYFAPVMETARPLDSLGIYTGSLLSLQ; encoded by the coding sequence ATGGCGCCGACAACCCGGGCGATgcgagcgcgcgccgccgccagcgccgacaGGCTCCCCCCGGACGCGCTGTTCCACACCCTGGTGCGCCTCCCGGCGAGGGACCtctgccgcctccgcgccgtctgCCGCTCGTGGCGCGCCCTCACCTCCGACCCGCTCTTCgtccgcgcccacgccgccgcgcaccgGGGCCCGCTCCTCGTGGCCAAGTTCCGCGACGACCCGACGGGCGTCTACGTCCTCgacctcgccggcaacgtccTCAAGCGGATCACCGGCGCCGCGGACGCTGGCCTCCACGTGCTGTGCGCGCGCCTGGACCTGGCCTGCCTCGCCACCGACTGGAACAGGTGCCGGGTGCTCAATCCGGCCACTGGCGCCGTCCAGATCCTGCCGCAGGGCCCGGCGCCGGAGCACAGGCATCGGGTGAACCTGGCCACTCCTTACACCTTCTTCGCTCTCGGTCTGGTCGCCGCCACAGGGGAGTACAAGGTCTTCCGGATGTTCAACCGCCTCGAGCAGGTCTTCGAGGTACTCACCGTCAGCAGGAGCAGCAACACTGGTCAGTCTCAGTCATGCTGGAGAGCAATGCCTAAGCCTAGCTTCTTCATCCAGGCGTTCACTGGTGTCTTAGTCGATGCGGTGATCTACTTCTTGATCAGCAGATCGTATCTTCATGTCTCCCATACTGATGCTCGCGCTCGTCCGGATTACATCATGTCATTTGACCTTGAGagagaagaatggaggagaggCCTGACAGGGCCTGTGGGTGGCGAGATTATTGCTTCTGGGGAGGGTGTGCTTTCCGACAATTATCGGCTTGATCTAGCTGAGCTGAAAGGGTCTTTGGTTCTAGTATACAAGCGCCTCCAGCAGCTGACATTTGTGATGGAGCTGTGGTTTCTCAACGACTTTGAGAATGGGCTCTGGGAGAAAGAGTATACCATTCAGATTCAGCATCAGTTGGTTGTCACGGCTGCAAATACTTTTTTGAACTATCTGAAAACGGTATTGGTTTTGGATGATGGGAGGTTAGTCATCTATGACGCGCGGGCAGGGCATCTGGTTATAGGGGATCCACGGAGCAGCTATTTTGCGCCAGTAATGGAGACGGCGAGGCCTCTTGATTCTCTTGGTATCTACACAGGAAGCCTGTTGAGTTTACAGTAG